GACCCGTCCTTCTTGCCCTTGCCACGGGGCGTGCGCACCGCGTCGAAAATATATGCTTCGGTCATGGCGTCCTCGGAGACTAATACGGCGCTGGCGGAACAGGTTGCCCCAGCCACGCATGTTCAGATTGAGCCTGCCTACCATAGCGCCGAGGTGCGGGCGCTCAATGACCGAAGCGCTCAGCGCCATTGACCACTGAGCTCAGACGAACGGTCGTTTGCGGCTAGGGAAGCGCTGATCCCCAGGGAGAGTGTCTGCCTCAAGCCCCGCTATGGGATGGCCAGAAGCCATGCATAGCGTGAAGTTCTAACCGTGATTCGTTAGCAACCAAGTTATCTAAGGACTACTGATGTCAGCCCTAGAGTTAATCCTGTACCCCGACCAAACGGGCACAGGGTAGTCGCTGCCGGGACATGCCGGAGCAGCGAAAAAGAAACCATGTTCAGGCGTCAGGCAGCGGCCTGCCAGACAGTACGGCAAGGACCTGACGCCCCCTATAACAACAAAAGGCATGCAGCCATGTTCAAACAGCCGAAATACCGCCAGGCTGGAGTCATCCTTTTCGCCACCGCGGTCATCCTGATCCTTCCCAATCTGACCCGTCTGGTCAGTTGAACACTACAGCACCCGCCACTGCGCCGACGCCGTAGCGTGCTCAGCGCAGGGCGGGTATCCACCACGCCAGCAGCAACGGAATCAGCCCGAACGCCAGCAGCGTCGAACACAGCACCAGACTGGCGACCTGCTCCGGCGAACGACCTGCGCGTACGGCAAACAGGTAGTTGAACACCGCCACCGGCATGGAGGTCTGCAGCACCAGTACCGCGTGCGCCAGCGGCTGCATCCCCAGCAGCCAGCCGATCAGCCAGCCCAGAGCAGCACCGCAGAGGATGCGCAGCAGACCGAGGACGAAGCCGCTGCCCAAGTGCTGCACGCGGATGCTCGCCAGCGACACGCCGAGGGTGATCAGCATCAGCGGAATCGTCATGCCACCCAACAGGTCGACGGTGTTGGCCAACCAGCGCGGCAGTTGGAAATCGAGAAACAGCACCGGCAGCACCAGTGCCAGGCTGAGCATGATCGGATTGACCAGCAAGGCCTTGACGGAACGTTCCGCCCCCGATAGCAGCATGCCGATGCTGAAATGCCCGACCGACAGTACCAGGAAGAACGCTACCGCCAGGGCCAGTCCTGGCTCGCCGAAGGCGAACAGCGCCATCGGCAGCCCCATGTTGCCGGAGTTGCCGAACAGATAGGCCGGTACCAGTACCTTCCAGTCGATCTTGAACAGTAGGCTCAGCGCCCAGCCCACCAACCCCATGGAGACAGTCACCAGCACGCAGGCCAGCGCCATTTCCGAAAAGGCCTCGAGATCCAGCTCGGCCCGGCTCAGCGTCGAGAGCACCAGGCACGGTGTACCCACATTGAGCACCAGGCGCGCGATGAAGTCGGTCGGATAGAGCCGACCGCTGCGTGCCCAGCCATAACCGATGCCCGCCGCTATCAATACAGGTGCCAGAACGGCAAACAATTCGGCCAGCATCGACTTCTCTCCTGATGATGAGGGCCGCATCCTAGACTGCCCGGCGGGCTCCGACAATGACTTCTCAGGCCGATCATGACCGGTGTTGACGAGCGCCTGAAACCTCACTCATCGGTTCTCTAAATTCCTGCCAGGCACACCCTGCACCTGCTACCCTGCGCGCACTCGCCGCGTCCTTCAGCGTGTGGAGAATGCGCGCCCACCCAGCACTGGAGATCAATACGTGAAAGCACTGTTGTTTGCCCTGATCGCCATGAGCTGCACGGCCACGGCGGCCGAGCTGGAGATTCAGCTGAGCGGCAGCCAGCGCACCTGGAGCAGCAGCGAGTTGCTGAGCCATCCGCAGGCACAGGAAATAGAGATCCCCGCTGACGTGACCTACAACCGCACGATGCATTACCGTGCCGTGCCGGTTAGCGCATTACTGAAGGGTCTGCCCGACGACGCCCACATCCAGGCGGTGGCTCTCGACGGCTTTGCCGCAGAACTGCCCGCCGCCCTCCTGATTGCTGATAAAGGTGCCAAAGCCTGGCTGGCCATCGAAGATCCGCAACAGCCCTGGCCGCCACGGGCCAACGGCAAACCCAGCGCCGGGCCGTTCTACCTGGTCTGGACCGACCCGGCCGCCAGTCGGATCGGTCCGGAGCAGTGGCCCTATCAGGTCGCCAGGATTCGCCAGCTGGCACCGGTGGAACAGCGCTTCCCTGCCCTGCTACCGGCAGCGGATGCCGGCGCAGAGATTCGGGCTGGCTTCGCCGTCTATCAGAAGAACTGCATGGCCTGTCACCGCCTCAACGACGCTGGCGACGCCGAGTTCGGCCCGGACCTGAACGTCCCGCACAACCCGACCGAATACTTCAAGGAAGATTTCCTACGCCAGTACATCCGTGACCCGCAGAGCCTGCGGCGCTGGCCGCAGGGGCGCATGCCCGGCTTCAGCGAGCAGACCATCAGTGCCGATGAACTGGGGCAACTGATCGGCTATCTACAGCATATGGCACAACGCAAGATCATCCGCTAGGAGATCAGCATGCACCGCAGCAGACTGGGCAACATCGTCATCGATTGCAACTCGGGCGACTTGCTGGCAGAAGCCCGATTCTG
The sequence above is drawn from the Pseudomonas sp. Z8(2022) genome and encodes:
- a CDS encoding AEC family transporter produces the protein MLAELFAVLAPVLIAAGIGYGWARSGRLYPTDFIARLVLNVGTPCLVLSTLSRAELDLEAFSEMALACVLVTVSMGLVGWALSLLFKIDWKVLVPAYLFGNSGNMGLPMALFAFGEPGLALAVAFFLVLSVGHFSIGMLLSGAERSVKALLVNPIMLSLALVLPVLFLDFQLPRWLANTVDLLGGMTIPLMLITLGVSLASIRVQHLGSGFVLGLLRILCGAALGWLIGWLLGMQPLAHAVLVLQTSMPVAVFNYLFAVRAGRSPEQVASLVLCSTLLAFGLIPLLLAWWIPALR
- a CDS encoding cytochrome c, giving the protein MSCTATAAELEIQLSGSQRTWSSSELLSHPQAQEIEIPADVTYNRTMHYRAVPVSALLKGLPDDAHIQAVALDGFAAELPAALLIADKGAKAWLAIEDPQQPWPPRANGKPSAGPFYLVWTDPAASRIGPEQWPYQVARIRQLAPVEQRFPALLPAADAGAEIRAGFAVYQKNCMACHRLNDAGDAEFGPDLNVPHNPTEYFKEDFLRQYIRDPQSLRRWPQGRMPGFSEQTISADELGQLIGYLQHMAQRKIIR